One Fulvia fulva chromosome 8, complete sequence DNA window includes the following coding sequences:
- a CDS encoding Cytochrome b-c1 complex subunit Rieske, mitochondrial, producing MSLSSKATSSLVRSATRSQVPALRSSTSIVQQKRAATDASTSHAEYKSPFSRGSSGKQDTTAVPSFAKYRGGNETTNKMFQYFMVGAFGGLSALGAKNTVQDFLVNMSASADVLAQAKVEVDLASIPEGKNVIIKWRGKPVFIRHRTSDEIKEAEDFDWKQLRDPQPDSDRVKKPEWLIMLGVCTHLGCVPIGEAGDYGGWFCPCHGSHYDISGRVRRGPAPLNLEVPEYDFPEDGALVIG from the exons ATGTCGCTCTCTTCCAAGGCTACCTCGTCGCTCGTGCGGTCTGCCACCCGTTCGCAGGTCCCAGCACTCCGCTCCTCCACCTCGATTGTCCAGCAGAAGCGCGCCGCCACCGATGCCTCGACCTCACACGCAGAATACAAGTCGCCTTTCAGCCGAGGATCTTCGGGCAAGCAGGACACCACCGCTGTTCCCAGCTTCGCCAAGTACCGTGGCGGCAATGAGACTACCAACAAGATGTTCCAGTACTTCATGGTCGGCGCATTTGGTGGTCTCTCGGCATTGGGCGCGAAGAACACAGTACAAG ACTTCCTGGTAAACATGTCCGCCTCCGCCGATGTCCTGGCTCAAGCCAAGGTCGAGGTCGACCTCGCCTCCATCCCCGAAGGCAAGAACGTTATCATCAAGTGGCGAGGCAAGCCCGTCTTCATCCGCCACCGCACCAGCGACGAGATCAAGGAAGCCGAGGACTTCGACTGGAAGCAGCTCCGCGACCCACAACCCGACAGTGACCGAGTCAAGAAGCCTGAATGGCTCATTATGTTGGGTGTATGCACCCACTTGGGTTGTGTGCCTATCGGCGAGGCTGGTGATTATGGAGGTTGGTTCTGCCCATGCCACGGAAGCCATTATGATATCTCTGGACGTGTGAGGAGGGGCCCTGCGCCTCTGAATTTGGAGGTGCCGGAGTATGATTTCCCTGAGGATGGTGCGCTGGTCATTGGttaa
- a CDS encoding DNA topoisomerase 2-associated protein pat1, with translation MSFFGFDTNLPGDRRGGQGMFDRQDPFGGLGDGGDQEALDFDQTYDGLGQHLQETGDEDNDDTFGGDMPVTRDQLGKDFDFAGQTANIRDTLLEEQVLHQARQPMQQARAPKPARTGYEAYKQPDYMPKLEADASIWGTSVTKKQAPQVQQEQPLAGSAPKMMSLEEVEAMMRANARPTPLAQQPAPDVHAQTLGLKNMLGLGGPPSGAPTPPAQQPQPAFEQQQQRPPQILQRPQPPQENQQPQPDYNLRAPQILQRQHSPANARPQSQDFNGQPQFQHGPPPGMPRVGGHTVPPHVRHQQQNHQQHGHNRGPSYSGPPITQAQQLMQMAPEEREAYLAEEAKRAKRNHKIFLLSKNNGLMTPQDKNFITRIQLQQLLTATGGIDNEQGSEEQLAEDFYYQVYASIRGPPRSGPGQPLNQFAQTYLFQTGSRYGYGRSRHHPRGGDNHVQRMEQQVARAVEAAKARPKNKQLVMEGSLGKIAFSNSKTPRPLLNIKRPDSAHPQMRPPKPADRKTALRNIESLYSTLMRLEDHERKLPPPPNEDSPPDVIEDHMRWRSEMQELNQQLWETLKVMEPIQPNPTTPHPFIQLLSHSKGKKAIPRIFRHLDDNQRLTMLTLIAIHLDILDVIRDAYPPADNSPVPPRVKEEVFTFEQAVLPPLYSYISEAPLNIIIGLVGLVLDRVHLQAIVRTKIGVLILTAFINRAELVTQQQGPSDDWSSHYGRLFDTIEPVLPYMFPTETNLAASDDVHIWHFLATVGVGASPDQQQRLVLGVKDRVMETVAVSKTLPEEMSQKRLGDVNLFMRAIGLDVELLG, from the exons ATGTCGTTCTTCGGCTTCGACACGAACCTGCCTGGGGACAGGCGAGGCGGACAGGGCATGTTCGATCGGCAAGATCCTTTTGGTGGACTTGGAGATGGCGGTGATCAAGAGGCGCTGGACTTTGACCAGACGTATGATGGTTTAGGACAGCATCTACAAGAGACGGGCGATGAAGACAACGACGATACCTTTGGCGGCGATATGCCCGTAACGCGCGATCAGCTTGGAAAAGACTTCGACTTCGCTGGCCAGACTGCCAACATCCGCGATACTCTGCTTGAGGAGCAAGTGCTTCACCAGGCACGCCAGCCAATGCAGCAGGCCCGCGCGCCAAAGCCTGCAAGGACTGGATATGAGGCATACAAGCAGCCAGACTACATGCCCAAGCTGGAAGCAGACGCCTCAATCTGGGGCACATCAGTCACGAAGAAGCAGGCACCTCAAGTACAGCAGGAGCAGCCGCTGGCGGGAAGTGCCCCAAAGATGATGAGCTTGGAGGAGGTTGAGGCCATGATGCGTGCCAATGCGAGACCCACTCCACTGGCTCAGCAGCCCGCTCCTGATGTGCATGCTCAGACTTTGGGCTTGAAGAACATGCTTGGACTTGGTGGTCCTCCGAGCGGTGCACCAACTCCGCCAGCTCAACAGCCACAGCCAGCCTTCGAGCAGCAGCAACAAAGACCGCCGCAGATCTTGCAACGCCCGCAACCTCCACAGGAAAATCAGCAGCCACAGCCAGATTACAACCTCCGAGCACCACAGATCCTGCAGAGACAACACTCTCCTGCTAATGCGAGACCCCAGTCGCAGGACTTTAACGGTCAGCCACAGTTCCAGCACGGCCCTCCTCCAGGTATGCCTAGGGTTGGTGGTCACACTGTGCCTCCACATGTCCGGCATCAACAGCAGAACCATCAGCAGCATGGTCATAATCGTGGCCCATCGTATAGCGGCCCGCCTATAACACAGGCGCAGCAACTGATGCAGATGGCACCCGAAGAGCGTGAAGCATACCTCGCGGAGGAAGCAAAGCGTGCTAAGCGAAACCACAAGATCTTCCTTCTCAGCAAGAACAACGGCCTCATGACACCTCAGGACAAGAACTTCATCACTCGCATCCAGCTACAGCAACTGCTTACAGCCACTGGCGGCATTGACAACGAGCAAGGCAGTGAGGAGCAGCTAGCAGAGGACTTCTACTACCAAGTATATGCATCAATCAGAGGTCCACCACGCAGTGGCCCTGGTCAGCCACTCAATCAGTTCGCTCAGACTTATCTTTTCCAAACTGGCAGTCGCTACGGCTATGGACGAAGTAGGCATCATCCACGCGGTGGCGATAATCACGTGCAAAGAATGGAGCAGCAGGTCGCCAGAGCTGTTGAGGCAGCGAAGGCTAGACCGAAGAATAAGCAGCTGGTGATGGAGGGAAGCCTTGGAAAGATCGCCTTTAGTAACTCTAAGACGCCCCGACCACTTCTTAACATCAAGCGGCCAGACTCAGCACATCCTCAGATGAGACCACCAAAGCCAGCAGACCGCAAGACCGCTCTAAGGAACATTGAGAGCCTTTACTCGACCTTGATGAGACTCGAAGACCACGAACGCAAGCTTCCACCGCCACCCAACGAGGATAGCCCGCCAGATGTGATAGAAGACCACATGAGATGGCGCAGTGAGATGCAGGAGCTCAACCAGCAGTTGTGGGAGACACTAAAGGTCATGGAGCCTATACAGCCCAA CCCAACAACACCACACCCCTTTATCCAGCTCCTCTCCCACAGCAAAGGAAAAAAGGCGATCCCTCGCATCTTCCGTCACCTCGACGACAATCAACGCCTGACAATGCTCACCCTCATCGCCATCCACCTTGACATCCTTGATGTAATCCGCGACGCCTATCCGCCCGCCGATAACAGCCCCGTCCCACCCCGCGTCAAAGAAGAAGTCTTCACATTCGAACAAGCAGTCCTTCCACCACTGTACAGCTACATCAGCGAAGCACCTCTGAACATCATCATCGGTCTCGTCGGCCTTGTCCTAGACCGCGTACACCTCCAAGCCATCGTGCGGACGAAGATTGGTGTGTTGATCCTCACGGCATTCATCAACCGCGCCGAGCTTGTGACACAACAGCAAGGACCTAGCGACGACTGGAGCAGCCATTACGGTAGACTCTTCGATACGATTGAGCCAGTGCTGCCGTACATGTTCCCGACAGAAACGAATCTCGCCGCATCAGATGATGTGCACATCTGGCACTTTTTGGCAACGGTGGGCGTTGGTGCTAGCCCAGATCAGCAGCAGAGACTGGTGTTGGGTGTGAAGGATCGGGTCATGGAGACGGTGGCGGTGAGCAAGACGTTGCCGGAGGAGATGAGTCAGAAGAGGCTAGGGGATGTGAACTTGTTCATGAGAGCGATTGGGTTGGATGTTGAGTTGCTTGGTTGA
- a CDS encoding 26S proteasome regulatory subunit rpn-1, with protein sequence MAKEEEKPKATQDKGKGKAEDPKQANGTNGAKPDGKDSKKDGDLDLPPEELNEEDQKLKDELDMLVERLTESDKSLYKSSLEHIQTSIKTATSSMTAVPKPLKFLRPHYEKLTEAYEKWPQGRDKDLLADTLSVLGMTYSDDEDRRETLKYRLLAPGTDIGSWGHEYMRHLALEIGQEFSKRLDDEQDTDDITQLALSLVPFFLSHNAEADAVDVLSELEMIEQIKDYLDENTYPRVCLYMVSMVPLLTYPDNDRFLRTAHDIYLHYKQLTQAISLAIRLNDMELIKSDFNAASDKAVKRQLALILGRQRICLDLEGDDADDTELQECLNNTKLPEYFKSLAKELNVLEPKSVEDIYKSHLESSRTAGLTNTDSARHNLASAFVNAFVNAGYGDDKMMLVEGGVKQSWIWKVKEDGMVSTAASAGMLMLWDVEMGLDKIDAYTYVPEDQIKAGAALAMGIMNSGVRLDSDPTMALLGDFEGKSVNEKIARIMGLGLAYAGSNKEDLLDILLPIVSDSGLEMQLSAIAALSLGMIFVGTANSDVSEAIIQTLMDDDRQKQLKDKWTRFMTLGLGMLFFGQQEEVDVVLETLKAIDHPMSKPASVLAEICAWAGTGAVLKLQQLLHVCNEHIEEKDDKDDEDKDKKEDEPTKDIAGEQLVQAYAVLGLSLVAMGEDVGQEMVLRQFGHLMHYGEANIRKAVPLAMGLISPSNPQMKIYDTLSRYSHDNDIDVAVNAIFAMGMVGAGTNNARIAQLLRQLASYYHRDPNALFMVRIAQGLLHMGKGTMSINPFHTDRSVLSRVAAAGLLTVATALIDDPKAFILKDNHYLLYYLVTAMHPRFLITLDEDLKPLQVNVRVGQAVDVVGQAGRPKTITGWQTQNTPVLLGHGERAELEDEEWISMANVMEGVCILKKNPDWEAP encoded by the exons ATGgcgaaggaggaggagaagcCCAAGGCGACGCAGGAcaagggcaagggcaaggcTGAAGATCCAAAGCAAGCAAATGGCACAAATGGCGCCAAGCCAGATGGAAAGGACAGCAAGAAGGATGGCGACCTCGATTTGCCGCCGGAGGAGCTCAACGAGGAGGACCAGAAGCTGAAGGACGAGCTCGATATGCTCGTTGAACGCCTAACGGAGTCAGACAAGTCGTTGTACAAGTCATCACTCGAGCACATTCAGACCAGCATCAAGACAGCCACGAGTTCGATGACGGCAGTACCCAAGCCGCTCAAGTTTCTCCGGCCGCACTATGAGAAGCTCACAGAGGCATACGAGAAATGGCCCCAGGGTCGCGACAAGGACTTGCTGGCTGACACACTCTCCGTGCTGGGAATGACATACTCCGATGACGAAGATCGACGAGAAACACTCAAGTACCGATTACTTGCGCCAGGCACAGACATCGGGTCATGGGGACACGAGTACATGCGCCATCTAGCTCTGGAGATTGGACAAGAGTTCTCAAAGCGATTGGACGATGAGCAGGATACTGATGACATTACGCAGCTCGCCCTCTCCCTTGTACCTTTCTTCCTGTCGCACAACGCAGAGGCCGACGCGGTCGATGTGCTATCCGAGCTTGAGATGATTGAGCAGATCAAGGACTACCTCGATGAGAACACTTACCCCAGAGTCTGCCTATACATGGTCTCCATGGTTCCACTCCTCACATACCCCGACAACGACCGCTTCCTCCGAACAGCACACGACATCTACCTCCACTACAAGCAGCTCACGCAGGCCATCTCCCTGGCTATCAGACTGAATGATATGGAGCTAATCAAGTCTGACTTCAACGCGGCGTCTGACAAGGCCGTCAAGCGCCAGCTCGCTCTCATCCTTGGGCGCCAGAGAATATGCTTGGATCTGGAGGGAGACGACGCTGACGACACTGAGCTACAAGAGTGCTTGAACAACACAAAGCTGCCAGAGTACTTCAAGTCGTTAGCAAAGGAGCTGAATGTACTCGAGCCCAAGTCTGTGGAGGACATTTACAAGTCACATCTCGAATCGAGCCGGACCGCTGGCTTGACCAATACCGACTCAGCGCGACACAATCTGGCATCTGCCTTCGTCAACGCTTTCGTGAACGCAGGATACGGCGATGACAAGATGATGCTCGTGGAAGGAGGTGTGAAGCAGAGCTGGATCTGGAAGGTGAAAGAGGATGGCATGGTCTCAACCGCAGCATCAGCTGGTATGCTCATGCTATGGGACGTTGAGATGGGTCTTGATAAGATTGACGCCTACACATACGTGCCAGAAGACCAGATCAAGGCAGGTGCCGCACTTGCGATGGGTATCATGAACTCGGGTGTCAGACTCGATAGCGACCCAACCATGGCACTGCTGGGTGACTTCGAGGGCAAGTCGGTGAACGAGAAGATCGCGCGCATCATGGGTCTTGGACTCGCTTACGCTGGCTCTAACAAGGAAGACTTGCTCGACATTTTGCTTCCCATCGTGTCCGACTCTGGCTTGGAGATGCAACTTTCAGCGATTGCAGCGCTATCTCTCGGCATGATCTTCGTCGGCACCGCTAACTCAGATGTCAGTGAAGCCATCATCCAGACCCTCATGGACGACGACCGGCAAAAGCAGCTCAAGGACAAGTGGACACGGTTCATGACTCTGGGTCTTGGTATGCTGTTCTTTGGTCAGCAAGAGGAGGTCGACGTGGTCCTGGAAACACTCAAGGCTATCGATCACCCTATGTCAAAGCCCGCCTCTGTCCTCGCCGAGATCTGCGCATGGGCAGGCACTGGCGCAGTGCTCAAGCTGCAGCAGCTCCTGCACGTTTGCAACGAGCACATTGAGGAGAAGGATGACAAGGACGATGAGGACAAAGATAAGAAGGAGGACGAGCCTACGAAGGACATCGCCGGCGAGCAGCTAGTCCAAGCTTATGCTGTCCTGGGACTGTCGCTCGTAGCAATGGGTGAGGATGTTGGGCAAGAGATGGTGCTCCGGCAGTTCGGCCACTTGATGCACTATGGAGAGGCCAACATTCGCAAGGCAGTACCTCTTGCCATGGGACTCATCAGCCCGTCCAACCCACAGATGAAGATCTACGACACGTTATCACGATACTCCCACGACAATGACATTGACGTAGCTGTCAATGCCATCTTTGCCATGGGTATGGTCGGAGCTGGCACCAACAATGCACGTATCGCACAGCTTCTTCGACAGCTTGCATCCTACTACCACCGCGACCCGAACGCGCTCTTCATGGTCCGCATCGCACAAGGTCTGCTGCATATGGGCAAGGGTACAATGTCCATCAACCCTTTCCATACAGATCGATCTGTGTTGTCGAGAGTCGCTGCCGCTGGTCTCCTGACCGTTGCCACAGCACTGATCGACGACCCCAAGGCGTTCATCCTCAAGGACAACCACTATCTACTCTACTATCTGGTGACTGCTATGCATCCTAGGTTCCTCATCACGCTTGACGAAGATCTGAAACCACTGCAAGTCAATGTCAGGGTTGGTCAAGCTGTGGATGTTGTTGGCCAGGCAGGTCGACCGAAGACAATCACAGGTTGGCAAACACAGAATACACCAGTGTTGCTTGGCCACGGGGAGCGCGCGGAGCTCGAAGATGAGGAGTGGATATCTATGGCAAACGTCATGGAAGGCGTGTGCATATTGAAGAAG AACCCTGACTGGGAGGCCCCGTAG
- a CDS encoding ADP-ribose 1''-phosphate phosphatase, translating into MAQESVPSPLAELSQASKQQKRPRPMKREQDSTSLPSLKVVEKTGDLFEDAGSTVLAHACNCQGKWGAGIAAAFKKKYPGAFKTYEEHCRKNSPETLIGTALLIAPEEDTMTSESSTDFTSGPWIACLFISIGHGKQKDTKDTILANTHKAMQSLLSNIHRTKLVPNRHDKETTGPSTVHRAVIQAIRMPRINSGLFNVPWHETKAVLESVQVRKGQFLEVEVVSPPVKGDRGTTSAAKVKTPAAKRGPPQRDVEEDKEDSSSQESSTKSERAPLPPRRTFMAKDGRQDQQPSPIEAPKRKKQKRVNDDDD; encoded by the exons ATGGCGCAAGAAAGCGTACCTTCACCACTGGCCGAGTTGTCCCAAGCAAGCAAGCAACAAAAA AGACCAAGGCCAATGAAACGAGAACAAGACAGCACCAGTTTGCCGTCTCTCAAAGTCGTCGAGAAGACCGGTGACCTCTTCGAGGACGCCGGGAGCACAGTGCTCGCCCACGCTTGTAACTGCCAGGGCAAATGGGGAGCTGGCATCGCGGCAGCTTTCAAGAAGAAGTATCCCGGGGCCTTCAAGACATACGAAGAGCACTGCAGAAAGAATTCGCCCGAAACGCTGATTGGAACGGCACTTCTCATTGCCCCTGAAGAAG ATACCATGACCTCCGAATCTTCCACTGACTTCACCTCCGGACCCTGGATCGCCTGCCTCTTCATATCGATCGGCCACGGCAAACAGAAAGATACCAAGGATACCATCCTGGCCAACACCCACAAAGCCATGCAATCTCTCCTCAGCAATATCCACCGCACGAAGTTAGTACCTAATCGTCACGACAAAGAAACGACCGGGCCAAGCACTGTCCACCGCGCGGTGATCCAGGCGATCAGAATGCCTCGTATCAACTCCGGATTGTTTAACGTACCCTGGCACGAGACGAAAGCAGTGCTGGAAAGTGTTCAGGTTCGTAAGGGGCAGTTCTTGGAAGTCGAGGTTGTATCGCCGCCTGTGAAAGGGGATCGTGGTACCACATCTGCAGCTAAGGTTAAGACTCCCGCAGCGAAGAGAGGACCGCCCCAGAGAGACGTGGAGGAGGACAAAGAGGACTCATCATCGCAAGAGAGTTCTACCAAGAGCGAACGCGCCCCATTGCCTCCGCGTCGAACGTTCATGGCGAAAGACGGCAGGCAGGATCAACAACCCTCACCAATCGAAGCGCCCAAGCGTAAGAAGCAGAAGCGAGTCAACGATGACGATGACTAG
- a CDS encoding SET domain-containing protein 5: MDGSIQHVYFFLDNKTTQNNKRKDSSTASTIVHSSAYEVPPFDPKERAAMSKRTVATRGASESSSDNSSTNSRSPSATLSATAPPFIPQNRPTSATDLFEIAAAPRKGLGIFAKKSIKRGTRIICEAPLLRITSNDPPLAWEQYQKLTPQLKHEYDQLHRFHRTELDLEREARQRLPGSNDSNVLAEQVAVMERFSANNFLIAGGHHAVFLLSSRLNHSCEPNVFQSFNPTLGMKTVYAMRDIEAGEELVTNYIGRECHYLVRIQRWEIFRSQWGFTCQCDACTDTTGRSDNRHMLLTNLFTGLQEFEQGNSTSCNPFLPSNIVVALDHAQDILSICLEEKMYGMELCTAHRMISSYALDLQDFHTAWEAAKNEHEVERNLMGTELDDLKAKGAGSEVWMAHVYKVMKQAGFNSEQRRKRNKKHNNKKKPQKENREKNESKSHKKGARAPKAT; encoded by the exons ATGGACGGCTCAATTCAACATGTGTACTTTTTCCTCGACAACAAGACTACCCAGAACAACAAGCGCAAAGACTCATCGACTGCATCTACTATTGTGCACAGCAGCGCATACGAAGTACCACCATTCGACCCCAAGGAGCGCGCCGCTATGAGCAAGCGTACCGTCGCGACTCGCGGCGCTTCAGAGAGCTCCAGCGACAACTCCAGCACAAACTCCAG ATCCCCTTCCGCAACCCTGTCAGCTACGGCGCCGCCTTTCATACCACAGAACCGCCCTACAAGCGCCACGGACCTCTTCGAAATCGCAGCGGCTCCAAGGAAGGGTCTCGGGATCTTTGCGAAGAAGTCAATCAAGCGCGGCACTCGCATCATCTGCGAGGCACCTCTCCTGCGCATTACCAGTAACGACCCACCCTTGGCATGGGAGCAGTATCAGAAGTTGACTCCGCAATTGAAGCATGAGTACGACCAG CTCCACCGATTCCACCGTACTGAGCTCGATCTCGAGCGAGAGGCGCGCCAACGTCTCCCTGGCTCAAACGACAGCAATGTGCTGGCCGAGCAGGTCGCCGTCATGGAACGCTTCAGCGCGAACAATTTCCTCATCGCCGGTGGCCACCACGCCGTCTTTCTCCTGTCATCTCGACTGAACCACTCCTGCGAGCCGAACGTCTTCCAGTCCTTCAACCCGACTCTAGGCATGAAGACCGTGTACGCTATGCGCGACATTGAAGCAGGAGAGGAGCTGGTCACCAACTACATAGGACGTGAGTGCCACTACCTAGTCCGCATCCAACGCTGGGAGATCTTCCGATCTCAATGGGGCTTCACGTGCCAGTGCGACGCCTGCACAGATACGACTGGTCGGTCGGACAACCGTCACATGCTCCTGACAAACCTCTTCACGGGCCTCCAAGAGTTCGAACAGGGCAACAGCACTTCATGCAATCCATTTCTGCCATCGAACATCGTAGTCGCTCTCGATCATGCCCAAGACATTCTCAGCATCTGCCTCGAAGAGAAGATGTATGGCATGGAGCTCTGCACAGCACATCGCATGATCTCCAGCTATGCTCTGGACCTTCAGGATTTCCACACAGCTTGGGAAGCGGCTAAGAACGAGCACGAAGTGGAGCGCAACCTTATGGGCACGGAGTTGGACGATCTCAAGGCGAAGGGTGCTGGCAGTGAGGTGTGGATGGCCCACGTCTACAAGGTGATGAAGCAGGCTGGATTCAATTCAGAGCAGCGCCGGAAGAGAAACAAGAAGCACAACAACAAGAAGAAGCCACAGAAGGAGAACCGGGAGAAGAACGAGAGCAAGTCGCACAAGAAGGGTGCAAGGGCTCCAAAGGCTACCTAG
- a CDS encoding Alpha-1,2 mannosyltransferase KTR1, with the protein MAGSTRYLRYILAAFVALVFIFILSSSSTRSIGQEHLTSAAELLKQQGIWKGSESLAAGQKSSFAEDSAMGSTVNPAVGGVVTDSGKVGSTKDNTSPNPGVGQTTFPSTKAPGPRMNATFVTLARNSDVWEISRSIRQVEDRFNHNYNYDWVFLNDAEFDDQFKKITTALTSGKAKYGKIDSEHWGFPEFIDQEKAKKVREDMHERKIIYGDSISYRHMCRYESGFFFRHPLMLDYEWYWRVEPSIELYCDVAYDPFKFMADNKKKYSFVLSLYEYVETIPTLWDSVKKFMKQHPEHLSEDNSMEFLSDDGGETYNHCHFWSNFEIGNLNWLRSKQYIDYFTFLDKEGGFFYERWGDAPIHSIAAGLMLKKEEIHFFNDIAYYHVPFTHCPTGEQMRLDLKCHCNPKDNFDWNGYSCTNRWYDTNKIAKPEGYEKEQ; encoded by the exons ATGGCCGGCTCGACGCGATACCTGCGATACATCCTCGCCGCCTTTGTGGCGCTGGTCTTCATCTTTATCCTATCCTCATCATCGACACGAAGCATCGGCCAAGAGCATTTGACATCTGCAGCGGAATTGCTCAAGCAACAAGGGATATGGAAGGGTTCAGAGTCGCTGGCAGCGGGACAGAAGAGCTCCTTCGCTGAAGACTCAGCCATGGGCTCGACTGTGAACCCAGCTGTCGGAGGAGTTGTCACTGATTCTGGAAAAGTCGGAAGCACCAAGGACAACACCTCGCCCAACCCAGGAGTCGGCCAAACTACATTCCCATCCACGAAAGCGCCAGGCCCGCGCATGAACGCTACCTTCGTCACCCTTGCCCGCAACAGCGACGTCTGGGAAATCTCCCGCAGTATCCGCCAAGTTGAGGATCGCTTCAACCACAACTACAACTACGACTGGGTCTTCCTGAACGATGCCGAATTCGACGATCAGTTCAAGAAGATCACCACTGCGTTGACCTCCGGTAAAGCTAAGTACGGCAAAATCGACAGCGAGCACTGGGGCTTCCCTGAGTTCATCGACCAAGAGAAGgcgaagaaagtaagagaggaCATGCACGAGCGCAAGATCATCTACGGAGACAGCATCAGCTACAGGCATATGTGTCGATACGAGTCAGGCTTCTTCTTCCGCCACCCGCTGATGCTTGACTACGAGTGGTACTGGCGTGTCGAGCCATCAATCGAGCTCTACTGCGACGTCGCATACGATCCCTTCAAGTTCATGGCCGACAACAAGAAGAAGTACAGCTTCGTCCTCTCCCTCTACGAATACGTCGAGACCATCCCAACTCTTTGGGACAGCGTGAAGAAATTCATGAAGCAACATCCAGAGCACCTCTCTGAGGACAACAGCATGGAGTTCCTGTCTGACGATGGCGGCGAAACCTACAACCACTGCCATTTCTGGTCCAACTTCGAGATTGGCAACCTGAACTGGCTCCGCAGCAAGCAGTACATTGACTACTTCACATTCTTGGACAAGGAGGGCGGTTTCTTCTACGAGCGATGGGGCGATGCGCCCATCCACTCCATTGCCGCAGGCCTCATGCTCAAGAAGGAGGAGATCCACTTCTTCAACGATATCGCATACTACCACGTCCCATTCACGCATTGCCCGACTGGCGAGCAGATGCGACTGGATCTCAAGTGCCACTGCAACCCCAAGGACAACTTCGACTGGAATGGTTACTCAT GCACCAACCGATGGTACGACACGAACAAGATCGCCAAGCCCGAAGGCTACGAGAAGGAGCAGTGA
- a CDS encoding Serine/threonine-protein kinase rio2 — protein sequence MKLDTKAIRYLSSEDWRVLAAVEQGSKNHEVVPTPLISSIAGLRGGSGVHKNISNLAKVGLIGKVKNARYDGYRLTYGGLDYLALNAHRKSDTIFSLGNQIGVGKESDIYITANADGRQQVLKLHRLGRISFRTVKANRDYLRNRQTGSWMYLSRLAAQKEHAFMRVLYREGFSVPEPIAWSRHTVVMEFIDSFPLRMVDSVPDPGKLYAELMQIIVDLAKRGLIHGDFNEFNILIKEREEGGKVTLKPVLIDFPQTVSTNHANAEYYFDRDVACVKRYFERRFKYVSDEDGPFFADAMKGADQERRLDIEVEASGFSKKMGKELERFVEATASGVGETEQDEGAQDEELDDDDGGDQDDEAHQVDGEQDGGSDVESNGQIDDPALAEDLGGLSVEDDVAAKQYVPADFRLEPLELSHDPDVVAEKVRSKKKATGWAI from the exons ATGAAGTTGGACACCAAAGCCATCCGCTACCTCAGCAGCGAAGACTGGCGCGTGCTCGCTGCA GTTGAACAGGGTAGCAAGAATCATGAAGTCGTCCCGACACCTCTCATCTCGTCCATTGCTGGCCTTCGTGGTGGCAGTGGCGTCCACAAGAACATCTCGAATCTCGCCAAAGTTGGTCTGATAGGCAAAGTCAAGAATGCACGGT ACGACGGCTACCGTCTTACATATGGTGGCCTGGACTACCTCGCACTCAACGCACATCGCAAGTCCGACACCATCTTCAGCTTGGGCAATCAAATTGGTGTCGGCAAAGAATCAGATATCTACATCACAGCAAACGCTGATGGTCGTCAACAAGTCCTCAAACTCCATCGACTTGGCCGCATCTCCTTCAGAACAGTCAAGGCCAATCGCGACTATCTTCGGAACCGCCAGACCGGATCATGGATGTACCTCTCCCGACTCGCAGCGCAGAAAGAACATGCGTTCATGCGCGTACTGTACAGAGAAGGCTTCAGCGTGCCCGAGCCCATCGCATGGTCACGGCATACCGTGGTGATGGAGTTCATCGATTCGTTCCCACTGCGGATGGTAGACAGCGTTCCAGATCCCGGCAAACTCTATGCAGAACTGATGCAGATCATCGTCGACCTTGCGAAGCGTGGTCTGATCCACGGTGACTTCAATGAGTTCAACATCCTGATCAAGGAGAGAGAGGAAGGTGGCAAAGTCACGCTCAAGCCAGTGCTTATCGACTTCCCACAAACTGTCAGCACCAACCACGCGAATGCCGAGTACTACTTTGACAGAGATGTGGCATGCGTCAAGCGGTACTTTGAGAGGAGGTTCAAGTATGTCTCTGACGAAGATGGACCTTTCTTCGCAGATGCTATGAAAGGTGCGGACCAAGAGCGGAGACTCGATATCGAGGTGGAGGCCTCTGGTTTCTCCAAGAAGATGGGCAAGGAGCTTGAGCGCTTTGTAGAGGCGACGGCTAGCGGTGTGGGTGAGACTGAGCAGGATGAGGGAGCTCAAGACGAGGAGCTGGATGACGATGACGGCGGAGATCAGGATGATGAAGCACATCAGGTAGATGGCGAACAGGACGGTGGTTCCGATGTGGAAAGCAATGGTCAGATCGATGACCCAGCGCTGGCGGAAGATCTGGGAGGACTTTCAGTCGAGGATGATGTGGCAGCCAAGCAGTACGTGCCGGCAGACTTTAGACTCGAGCCTTTGGAGCTTAGCCACGACCCCGATGTTGTAGCGGAGAAGGTGCGATCGAAGAAGAAAGCCACGGGATGGGCTATCTGA